A stretch of the Desertifilum tharense IPPAS B-1220 genome encodes the following:
- a CDS encoding YihY/virulence factor BrkB family protein translates to MKRQAIWNLLKETFAQWQEDKIPLLAAALAYYTVFSLAPLLIIAIAIAGFVLGQDTVQTQLVEQLQDLIGREGAQAIRTMIDNAYEPTSNLIAAIIGAITLLFGATTVFAQLKEALNIIWKVTPQPGRPVRGFVKARLLSFTLVLGLGFLLLVSLLASAILAGISRWLEGLLTTPPWVWQLIDLGLSFSVITLLFALIYKLLPDAKIAWTDVGVGAAITSVLFTIGKFLIGLYLGNSGIASAYGAAGSFVVILIWIFYSAQLLLTGAEFTQVWANRYGSRIRPRRSLAIAPDNLHRVEAPPKRTPGSRRRKILKNIRKRTQKNQKHHQDFPKKSPLD, encoded by the coding sequence GTGAAGCGTCAAGCAATTTGGAACCTGTTAAAAGAAACGTTTGCTCAATGGCAAGAAGATAAAATTCCTTTGTTGGCTGCGGCTTTAGCCTACTACACGGTCTTTTCGCTGGCTCCGCTGTTGATTATTGCGATCGCGATCGCGGGGTTTGTTCTCGGTCAAGATACCGTACAAACTCAGCTTGTCGAGCAACTTCAAGATTTAATTGGTCGTGAAGGAGCGCAAGCTATTCGCACGATGATTGATAATGCCTATGAGCCAACTTCTAACCTAATTGCAGCGATTATCGGAGCCATTACTCTCCTGTTTGGCGCAACCACAGTATTCGCTCAACTCAAAGAAGCCTTAAATATTATTTGGAAAGTGACGCCTCAACCCGGAAGACCCGTTAGAGGTTTTGTCAAAGCCCGACTTCTGTCATTTACCCTAGTTTTGGGACTTGGCTTTTTATTACTCGTTTCGCTGTTAGCCAGCGCGATCTTAGCTGGAATTAGTCGCTGGTTAGAAGGGTTATTAACGACTCCGCCTTGGGTTTGGCAATTGATTGATTTGGGTTTGTCTTTCAGTGTCATTACCCTACTGTTTGCCTTGATTTATAAACTCCTTCCCGATGCCAAGATTGCCTGGACGGATGTAGGAGTTGGTGCGGCGATTACTTCGGTTCTGTTCACCATTGGTAAGTTTTTAATTGGTTTATATTTAGGCAATAGCGGGATTGCCTCGGCTTATGGCGCGGCGGGTTCTTTTGTGGTGATTCTGATTTGGATTTTTTACTCTGCTCAACTGTTACTAACGGGCGCTGAATTTACTCAAGTTTGGGCGAATCGGTATGGTTCTAGAATTCGTCCGCGACGCAGCCTTGCGATTGCACCCGATAACCTACATCGAGTTGAAGCGCCGCCCAAACGAACTCCAGGAAGCAGACGCCGTAAAATTCTGAAAAATATTCGCAAGCGAACTCAAAAAAATCAAAAGCATCATCAAGATTTTCCTAAAAAATCCCCCCTGGATTAA
- the arsS gene encoding arsenosugar biosynthesis radical SAM (seleno)protein ArsS (Some members of this family are selenoproteins.), producing the protein MTQTAIAPFKEKLAHPLTKNKITVLQVNLGKRCNLACSHCHVEAGPKRTEELSPEICQQLIEVIHRFPQIQTVDLTGGAPEMNYGFRPLVEAARSEDKEVIVRSNLTIFFEPGFTDLPEYFAKNRLRVVASLPCYLEDNVDRMRGSGVYQASIQALQKLNQLGYGHQPELILDLVFNPQVPQSDRFSLTPQQQKLEQDYKQFLRENFAIEFNQLFTITNLPIGRTKFQLKKQKIHNAYLGFLESNFNPTTVDYLMCRNELSVDYLGNIFDCDFNQMENLPARMPNGEALTVAKLLELNNLDVLAEVQTAPYCYGCTAGCGSSCGGALI; encoded by the coding sequence ATGACTCAAACTGCGATCGCCCCTTTCAAAGAAAAGTTAGCTCATCCTTTAACCAAAAATAAAATTACCGTTTTACAAGTTAACTTAGGAAAACGCTGTAATTTAGCGTGCAGCCATTGCCATGTAGAAGCGGGCCCCAAACGAACCGAAGAACTATCACCCGAAATTTGTCAGCAGCTTATTGAGGTTATTCATCGCTTTCCCCAAATTCAAACGGTCGATTTAACGGGGGGTGCGCCTGAGATGAATTATGGATTTAGACCTCTTGTAGAAGCGGCTCGATCGGAGGATAAAGAGGTCATTGTTCGCTCTAATTTAACGATTTTCTTTGAGCCTGGTTTTACCGATTTACCAGAATATTTTGCTAAAAATCGCCTCCGAGTCGTTGCTTCTTTACCCTGTTATTTAGAAGATAATGTCGATCGGATGCGGGGTAGCGGCGTTTATCAAGCATCAATCCAAGCCTTACAAAAGCTCAATCAACTGGGCTATGGGCATCAACCGGAGTTAATCTTAGATTTGGTGTTTAATCCTCAAGTTCCTCAGAGCGATCGCTTTTCTCTAACGCCGCAACAACAGAAGCTAGAACAAGACTATAAGCAATTTCTGCGAGAAAATTTTGCGATTGAATTCAATCAGTTATTTACAATTACGAATTTACCTATTGGGCGAACCAAGTTTCAGTTAAAGAAACAGAAAATTCACAACGCTTATCTAGGCTTTCTGGAATCTAATTTCAACCCAACAACGGTCGATTACTTGATGTGTCGCAACGAACTGTCCGTTGATTATTTGGGGAATATTTTTGACTGCGACTTTAATCAAATGGAAAACCTACCCGCTAGGATGCCCAATGGAGAAGCTTTAACGGTTGCCAAATTACTAGAACTCAATAACTTAGATGTGTTAGCAGAAGTGCAAACCGCACCCTATTGTTATGGATGTACAGCAGGGTGCGGTTCAAGTTGTGGCGGCGCTTTAATCTAA
- a CDS encoding glycoside hydrolase 100 family protein: MTSSDLLTEAWQKLDESIFAYQGRPVGTVAASDPELKALNYDQCFIRDFVPSALAFLIRGDTEIVRNFLIETLAMQSHEPQMDFFSPGPGLMPASFKVEHHEGEDKLFVDFGESAIAKVPPVDSCLWWIVLLRAYTKTSEDCDLACKPEFQEGIKLILEMCLVHRFAMFPTMLVPDGAFMIDRRMGVYEHPLEIQVLFYAALKAAKELLLPEFDSENYCEALEQRLNALTYHVREYYWIDLQRLNEIYRFVGDEFGAEVANKFNIYAESIPHWLTEWLPENGGYLAGNLGPGRMDFRFFALGNLLAIITSLASESETQSIMNLIEERWHDLIGYMPMKICYPAIQGEEWRAVTGCDPKNIPWSYHNGGNWPVLLWLLVAAAQKAQRLDLAKSAIEVAQQRLQLDRWPEYYDGKSGRLIGKEARRYQTWTFASFIVADAFLNDPKYLSWFDF; this comes from the coding sequence ATGACTTCTAGCGATTTATTAACGGAAGCTTGGCAAAAACTCGATGAGTCAATTTTTGCCTATCAAGGGCGTCCCGTGGGAACGGTGGCGGCTAGCGATCCAGAACTCAAGGCGTTAAATTACGATCAGTGCTTTATTCGGGATTTTGTCCCCTCTGCCTTAGCGTTTCTGATTCGTGGCGATACAGAAATTGTCCGTAATTTCTTGATTGAAACCTTAGCGATGCAAAGCCACGAACCCCAAATGGACTTTTTTAGTCCGGGGCCTGGGTTGATGCCTGCTAGCTTTAAGGTTGAGCATCATGAGGGTGAGGATAAACTATTTGTCGATTTTGGGGAAAGCGCGATCGCTAAAGTCCCGCCTGTAGACTCTTGTTTATGGTGGATAGTGCTACTGCGCGCCTATACTAAAACTTCTGAAGACTGCGACCTCGCTTGCAAACCCGAATTCCAAGAAGGCATTAAACTCATTTTAGAGATGTGCCTGGTGCATCGGTTTGCCATGTTCCCCACGATGCTAGTCCCCGATGGGGCTTTCATGATTGACCGTCGTATGGGGGTTTACGAACATCCCTTGGAAATTCAGGTCCTATTCTACGCTGCCCTCAAAGCTGCCAAAGAACTCCTATTACCCGAATTTGACTCAGAAAATTATTGCGAGGCACTAGAGCAACGTCTCAATGCCCTAACGTACCACGTTCGCGAATACTACTGGATTGACTTGCAGCGCCTCAATGAAATCTATCGCTTTGTGGGCGATGAATTTGGCGCAGAGGTTGCCAATAAGTTTAATATCTATGCAGAGTCGATTCCTCACTGGCTGACGGAGTGGTTGCCCGAAAATGGGGGCTATTTAGCAGGTAATCTCGGCCCTGGCAGGATGGATTTTCGCTTCTTTGCGTTGGGAAATCTCCTAGCCATTATCACCTCCTTAGCTAGCGAGTCAGAAACTCAAAGCATTATGAATCTGATTGAGGAACGCTGGCACGATTTAATTGGCTATATGCCGATGAAAATCTGCTATCCCGCAATTCAAGGAGAAGAATGGCGCGCGGTGACGGGTTGCGACCCCAAAAATATTCCCTGGTCGTATCATAATGGCGGCAACTGGCCGGTGTTGCTCTGGTTGTTGGTTGCAGCCGCCCAAAAAGCGCAAAGACTCGATTTAGCCAAATCTGCCATTGAAGTCGCGCAACAACGCCTGCAACTCGATCGCTGGCCCGAATACTATGATGGTAAATCTGGGCGACTCATCGGTAAGGAAGCACGCCGCTACCAAACTTGGACGTTTGCGAGTTTCATTGTCGCCGATGCCTTCCTCAACGATCCGAAGTATCTCAGTTGGTTCGATTTTTAG
- a CDS encoding ferric reductase-like transmembrane domain-containing protein has product MQSLLKKSPVAIATFWIAIYLFITSLPLVILLLHPVPQGRSFWIELSVALGFIGLAMMMLQFALTARINRIEASYGVDIILQFHRYISLVAFAFVLIHPIILFVHDPETLGLLNVFEAPWRARAAVTATVALIALVVTSVWRQKLKIPYEGWRIAHGIFAVLAVGLGLTHAILVQNYLAFFWKMVLWCGMGLLALWLLIYVRVVKPWFMLKKPYLVEEVIEQRGDVWTLALRPRGHDGFTFHPGQFAWITVDISPFRMREHPFSMSSSGDHSERIEFSIKALGDFTKTVKDIKPGTKAFLDGPYGVFTIDRYWDSAGFVLIAGGIGITPIMSMLATAAEREDDRPFVLIYGSRSWDDITFRDELEALKDKIDLKVVHVLRKPSDDWSGETGYVDKDLLERYLPRHRGSRQYFICASPKMMDQVEAALHELEVPVTNVHMEHFNLV; this is encoded by the coding sequence ATGCAAAGTCTATTAAAGAAAAGTCCAGTTGCGATCGCCACCTTTTGGATTGCAATTTACCTGTTCATTACCTCACTCCCCCTAGTCATTCTGCTACTTCATCCGGTTCCCCAAGGCAGAAGCTTCTGGATTGAATTATCCGTTGCTTTAGGGTTCATTGGCTTGGCAATGATGATGCTACAATTTGCCCTAACCGCCCGGATCAATCGGATTGAAGCCTCCTACGGCGTCGATATCATTTTGCAATTCCACCGCTATATCTCGCTAGTGGCTTTTGCATTTGTGCTGATTCACCCGATTATTTTATTCGTTCATGACCCCGAAACATTAGGGCTGTTGAACGTTTTTGAAGCCCCGTGGCGGGCGCGGGCGGCCGTAACTGCAACAGTAGCCTTAATTGCCTTAGTGGTAACGTCCGTTTGGCGTCAGAAATTAAAGATTCCCTACGAAGGATGGCGCATTGCTCACGGAATTTTCGCCGTCCTTGCCGTAGGATTAGGATTAACTCACGCCATCTTAGTGCAGAATTACCTTGCTTTCTTTTGGAAGATGGTGCTGTGGTGTGGGATGGGATTACTCGCCCTCTGGCTGCTGATTTACGTGCGCGTCGTTAAGCCCTGGTTCATGCTGAAAAAACCCTACTTGGTGGAAGAAGTCATCGAACAGCGGGGGGATGTTTGGACTTTAGCACTTCGTCCGCGCGGTCATGATGGGTTTACCTTCCATCCCGGTCAATTTGCTTGGATCACGGTGGATATTTCCCCATTTCGGATGCGAGAACATCCCTTTTCTATGTCTTCGAGTGGCGACCATTCCGAACGCATTGAGTTTAGTATCAAGGCTTTAGGCGATTTTACCAAGACGGTGAAAGATATTAAGCCGGGAACCAAAGCCTTTCTAGATGGCCCCTACGGCGTATTTACGATTGACCGTTATTGGGACTCGGCAGGGTTTGTGTTAATTGCCGGGGGAATTGGCATTACTCCAATTATGAGTATGTTGGCGACGGCCGCAGAACGCGAAGATGACCGTCCATTTGTATTGATTTATGGCAGTCGCAGTTGGGACGATATCACCTTCCGCGATGAATTGGAAGCCTTGAAAGACAAAATTGACTTAAAGGTGGTTCACGTTCTGCGGAAACCCTCGGATGATTGGTCTGGGGAAACGGGTTATGTAGATAAAGACTTGCTAGAACGCTATCTACCGCGTCACCGAGGCAGTCGGCAATATTTTATCTGCGCCTCGCCAAAAATGATGGATCAAGTGGAAGCGGCCCTGCACGAACTAGAGGTTCCCGTCACCAACGTCCACATGGAACACTTCAATCTGGTCTAG
- a CDS encoding glucosidase, translating into MTAEEQRLAEHREHQAHWHRWGPYLSERQWGTVREDYSTDGSAWSYFPHDHARSRAYRWGEDGIGGISDNHQRLCFAIALWNEADPILKERMFGLSGPEGNHGEDVKDYYFYLDNTPTHAYMKFLYKYPQKAFPYQQLVEENQRLGYDDPEFELGDTGIFEGDRYFDVFVEYAKASDEDILIQIQVINRGPEAKPLHLLPTLWFRNTWSWFPDEQKPLLKVEQADRARSKIAASHPTLGDRWLYCQAPDELLFTENETNSERLFNTPNASPYVKDGINQYIVEGKTQAVNPDGLGTKFSGHYTWTIQPGESKTIRLRLCDTPELSNPFGEEFERVFKTRKQEADEFYHKFCPNDFNADQRLIQRQAFAGLLWTKQFYHYVVEEWIKGDPAHPNPDRDYVRNPEWIHLYNDDIISMPDKWEFPWYAAWDLAFHVVPFAVIDPDFAKRQLDRLTREWYMHPNGQLPAYEWHFSDVNPPVHAWGALKVYQIEKEIYGKGDRHFLETVFQKLLMNFTWWVNRKDEGGNNVFQGGFLGLDNIGLFDRSAELPTGGHLDQSDGTSWMGMYSLNMLSIALELAPENPAYEDMASKFFEHFLYIADAMNHFGETDINLWDEKDGFYYDVLQCPHGARVHLKIRSMVGLVPLFAVSILKQESLEKLPNFKRRLEWFIDNRPDLRRNVANLEQEGKESCRILSIVSPHKLRKILEKMLDESEFLSDYGIRSLSRFHATHPYTLKVEDQEYHIAYEAAESTSGMFGGNSNWRGPIWFPMNYLLIEALEEFYSHLGDEFKVECPTGSGQSMTLAEVSHELAKRLAKIFALDEQGYRAVYGKKDPFQNHPDWRDYILFHEYFNGDTGAGLGANHQTGWTALVAQLLHI; encoded by the coding sequence ATGACAGCAGAAGAACAACGACTTGCAGAGCATCGAGAACATCAGGCTCATTGGCATCGTTGGGGGCCTTATCTGAGCGAACGCCAATGGGGAACGGTACGAGAAGACTATAGTACAGATGGCAGCGCTTGGAGTTATTTCCCTCACGACCATGCGCGATCGCGGGCGTATCGTTGGGGGGAAGATGGTATTGGCGGAATTTCCGATAACCACCAGCGTTTGTGTTTTGCGATCGCCCTTTGGAATGAAGCCGATCCGATTCTCAAAGAACGGATGTTTGGCTTAAGCGGCCCGGAAGGCAATCATGGCGAAGATGTTAAGGATTACTACTTTTACCTTGACAATACGCCAACTCATGCTTATATGAAATTCCTCTATAAGTATCCCCAAAAGGCGTTTCCCTACCAGCAATTGGTGGAAGAAAATCAGCGCCTGGGTTACGACGATCCAGAATTTGAGTTAGGGGATACGGGAATATTTGAAGGCGATCGCTATTTTGATGTCTTCGTGGAATATGCCAAAGCCTCAGACGAAGATATCTTAATTCAAATTCAGGTTATCAATCGCGGCCCGGAAGCCAAACCCCTGCACCTTCTCCCGACGCTGTGGTTCAGAAATACTTGGTCTTGGTTCCCCGATGAACAGAAGCCGCTGCTGAAAGTCGAACAAGCCGATCGCGCTAGGAGCAAAATTGCAGCCTCGCATCCCACTTTAGGCGATCGCTGGCTGTATTGCCAAGCCCCAGACGAACTCCTATTTACCGAAAACGAAACCAATTCCGAACGCCTGTTCAATACCCCCAATGCCTCTCCCTACGTCAAAGATGGGATTAATCAATATATTGTAGAAGGCAAAACCCAAGCCGTGAATCCCGATGGTCTGGGTACCAAATTCTCAGGACATTACACTTGGACTATTCAACCGGGAGAAAGCAAAACCATTCGCCTGCGCCTGTGCGATACGCCGGAACTTTCTAACCCCTTTGGGGAAGAATTTGAACGCGTCTTTAAGACTCGCAAACAAGAAGCAGACGAATTTTATCACAAGTTTTGTCCCAATGATTTTAACGCCGACCAGCGCTTAATTCAGCGTCAAGCTTTTGCTGGATTATTGTGGACAAAACAGTTTTATCATTACGTTGTTGAAGAATGGATTAAAGGCGATCCAGCCCATCCTAATCCTGACCGCGATTATGTTCGCAATCCCGAATGGATTCATCTGTATAACGATGACATTATTTCCATGCCGGATAAATGGGAATTTCCCTGGTATGCCGCTTGGGATTTAGCCTTTCATGTCGTCCCCTTTGCCGTTATCGATCCAGATTTTGCCAAACGGCAATTAGACCGATTAACGCGGGAATGGTATATGCATCCAAACGGACAGCTTCCCGCCTATGAATGGCATTTTAGCGATGTGAATCCGCCCGTTCATGCTTGGGGGGCGCTTAAAGTTTACCAGATTGAAAAAGAGATTTATGGAAAAGGCGATCGCCATTTTCTAGAAACCGTCTTCCAAAAGTTATTGATGAACTTTACCTGGTGGGTGAACCGCAAAGATGAAGGCGGAAATAACGTTTTCCAAGGCGGCTTTTTAGGCTTAGATAATATTGGGCTATTTGACAGAAGTGCCGAACTGCCAACCGGGGGACACCTCGATCAATCAGATGGTACAAGCTGGATGGGAATGTATTCTCTGAATATGCTCTCCATCGCCTTAGAATTAGCGCCTGAAAATCCGGCTTATGAAGACATGGCCAGCAAATTCTTTGAGCATTTTCTCTATATTGCGGATGCCATGAATCACTTTGGAGAAACTGACATCAATCTGTGGGATGAAAAAGACGGATTCTACTACGATGTCCTCCAATGTCCCCACGGCGCGCGCGTGCATCTCAAAATCCGCTCAATGGTTGGGTTAGTGCCTCTATTTGCGGTTAGCATTCTCAAGCAAGAAAGCCTCGAAAAACTGCCTAACTTTAAGCGTCGGCTAGAGTGGTTTATTGACAATCGACCGGACTTAAGACGGAATGTAGCTAACTTAGAGCAAGAAGGCAAAGAATCTTGCAGGATTCTGTCGATTGTTAGCCCCCATAAACTCCGAAAGATTCTGGAAAAAATGTTAGATGAAAGCGAGTTTTTGAGCGACTATGGCATTCGTTCTCTATCGCGCTTTCACGCCACTCATCCCTATACTCTCAAGGTAGAAGATCAAGAATATCACATTGCTTACGAAGCAGCGGAATCAACCAGTGGAATGTTTGGGGGAAACTCCAATTGGCGCGGCCCCATTTGGTTCCCAATGAACTACTTATTGATTGAAGCGCTAGAAGAGTTCTATAGCCATTTGGGAGATGAATTTAAGGTCGAATGTCCCACCGGATCGGGTCAGTCTATGACCTTAGCAGAAGTTAGCCACGAACTCGCTAAACGACTCGCCAAAATCTTCGCCCTCGATGAACAAGGCTATCGCGCAGTTTATGGCAAAAAAGACCCGTTCCAAAACCATCCTGATTGGCGCGATTATATTCTATTCCATGAATACTTTAATGGCGACACGGGTGCAGGTTTAGGGGCTAATCATCAAACCGGGTGGACTGCCTTAGTCGCGCAGTTGTTACATATCTAA
- a CDS encoding glucose 1-dehydrogenase, whose translation MKGLRGKNALVTGATSGIGQAIAVRLAQEGANVAINYRKSPDDASDTLEQIDQACDLIRGCGVKQILVQGDVSKEEDVVEMLNTTIAELGGLDILVNNAGIQTESPSHKSETDDFDKVLAVNLRGSYMCAREAIKHFLDTQKQGCIINVSSVHEIIPRPCYLSYSISKGGMGNLTRSLALEYAPQRIRVNGIGPGATITRINQAWTQDPEEKAKVESHIPMGRAGTAEEMAAATAFLASDEAAYITGQTLYIDGGLTLYHDFSEPWSA comes from the coding sequence ATGAAAGGCTTACGCGGTAAGAATGCTCTAGTGACGGGTGCAACCTCTGGCATCGGTCAGGCGATCGCAGTTCGGTTGGCCCAAGAAGGGGCGAATGTCGCCATCAATTACCGAAAAAGTCCAGATGATGCTTCTGATACCCTAGAACAAATTGACCAAGCCTGCGATCTGATTCGCGGTTGTGGTGTTAAACAAATCCTCGTTCAAGGCGATGTGTCTAAAGAAGAGGATGTGGTGGAAATGCTGAACACGACCATTGCAGAGTTGGGCGGTTTAGATATTCTCGTGAATAATGCGGGAATTCAAACGGAAAGCCCCTCTCACAAAAGCGAAACCGATGATTTTGATAAAGTCCTAGCGGTGAATTTGCGCGGGTCTTATATGTGCGCCCGCGAAGCGATTAAGCATTTTCTGGATACGCAGAAACAAGGATGTATTATTAATGTCTCTAGCGTTCACGAGATTATTCCTCGTCCTTGTTACCTCAGCTATTCTATTAGCAAGGGGGGAATGGGCAATTTAACCCGTTCTTTGGCTTTAGAATACGCCCCCCAAAGGATTCGCGTTAATGGCATTGGGCCGGGTGCTACCATTACCCGGATTAATCAAGCTTGGACGCAAGACCCCGAAGAGAAAGCAAAGGTTGAAAGTCATATCCCGATGGGACGGGCGGGAACGGCGGAGGAAATGGCCGCAGCAACGGCTTTCTTGGCCTCAGATGAGGCTGCCTATATTACGGGGCAAACCCTATACATTGACGGCGGTTTAACCCTGTATCACGACTTTAGCGAACCTTGGTCTGCTTAA
- a CDS encoding sorbosone dehydrogenase family protein has translation MPRILSLTRKLFMSLCLLGLVACNGTPQQTASPSPTVTPEEAPATPTPVAATNGTPQACQMVESGFGPSGSVPVTAQEVVSGLEVPWGIVFLSNTDLLVSERPGRIRLVRNGQLQPQPVATVNVTATGEGGLLGMAAHPDFNNNRQFYIYYTRDRGASPVNRVERWQLSADGTTATPDRVILDDIPAARFHNGGRLRFGPDGMLYIGTGDAREVQLSQNPNSLAGKILRLTPDGEIPNDNPTPGSPVFISGLRNTQGFDWFNETTIWVSDHGPSGDLGLRGMDQILVARPGDNLGWPEIYGCGDESGLVSAAISWVQAVPPGGAAVYRGNSIPEWQGSFIVGTLGSRHLHRFVFDEATGQQLQSHEVYFQGESPQGLGRIREVIMGPDNELYITTSNCDGRGSCPSDGDKILRIQRGS, from the coding sequence ATGCCGCGAATATTGAGTCTAACCCGCAAACTCTTTATGAGTTTATGCCTCTTGGGATTAGTCGCCTGTAACGGTACCCCCCAGCAAACCGCCTCCCCCTCGCCCACCGTTACCCCAGAAGAGGCCCCCGCGACTCCCACCCCCGTCGCGGCGACCAACGGCACCCCCCAAGCTTGTCAGATGGTGGAATCTGGGTTTGGCCCTAGCGGCAGCGTCCCCGTAACCGCCCAAGAAGTGGTTTCTGGGTTAGAAGTCCCTTGGGGCATCGTCTTTTTATCAAATACCGATTTATTAGTCAGCGAACGACCAGGACGTATTCGTCTGGTTCGTAACGGGCAACTACAGCCCCAACCCGTCGCCACCGTCAACGTTACAGCAACCGGAGAAGGCGGTTTATTGGGAATGGCGGCCCATCCTGATTTTAATAATAATCGTCAGTTTTATATTTATTACACGCGCGATCGCGGAGCTTCCCCCGTCAACCGCGTCGAACGCTGGCAACTCTCCGCCGATGGTACCACCGCCACACCAGACCGCGTAATTCTTGATGATATTCCCGCCGCCCGTTTCCACAATGGCGGACGCTTGCGGTTTGGCCCTGATGGAATGCTTTACATTGGCACAGGAGACGCCAGAGAAGTCCAACTCTCCCAAAATCCCAATAGCCTCGCGGGTAAGATTCTCCGCCTTACCCCAGATGGCGAGATTCCCAACGATAATCCCACCCCAGGAAGTCCTGTCTTTATCAGCGGGTTGCGAAATACTCAAGGCTTTGACTGGTTTAATGAAACCACGATTTGGGTTAGCGATCATGGCCCAAGTGGCGATTTAGGCTTGCGCGGCATGGATCAAATTTTAGTGGCTCGTCCCGGCGATAATTTAGGCTGGCCCGAAATTTATGGCTGCGGGGATGAGTCGGGTTTAGTGTCTGCGGCCATTAGCTGGGTACAAGCCGTTCCCCCCGGAGGTGCAGCCGTTTACCGAGGAAACTCAATTCCCGAATGGCAAGGTAGCTTTATTGTAGGAACCCTGGGTTCTCGTCACTTACATCGATTTGTGTTTGACGAAGCCACAGGACAACAGTTGCAAAGCCACGAAGTCTACTTCCAAGGCGAATCTCCCCAAGGGTTAGGACGGATTCGCGAGGTGATTATGGGGCCGGATAATGAGTTATATATCACCACCAGCAATTGCGATGGGCGCGGCAGTTGTCCGTCAGATGGCGATAAGATTTTGAGAATTCAGCGCGGAAGTTAA